In a single window of the Cryptococcus tetragattii IND107 chromosome 1, whole genome shotgun sequence genome:
- a CDS encoding DNA-directed RNA polymerase II subunit RPB2: MDADDYPLASQPLDDGFTYDPDYDYTQQTAPKNDEDEEKYDVDDDEPISQEDYWTVINSFFEEKGLVRQQLESFNEFIENTMQEIVDDHSRLTLDQFTQYTGVAGDETRRYEISFGQIYLARVNHTEMDGRTNMLFPQEARLRNLTYSAPLYVDIKKRTLTASGVDDPVEADWQPAVGDDGEVESAEEEKTSIGKVPVMVRSNFCLLHGLPDDQCHEIGECPYDQGGYFIISGSEKVLIAQERMATNHVFVFLKAAPARFTYFAEINSQKEKGGRVANHTEVRMYARASGTTGGVIRVSLPYTKVDIPLVVVFRALGIVPDRDVLSHVCFGAEDEALLEMLQPSIEESFAVQDRDTALDFIGRRGQHEKAPRAQRQRAAFDILHKEFLPHVSTAEGFESKKAYFLGYMVHRLCMAALGRKELDDRDHFGNKRLDLAGPLMAEMFNVVFGKLREDMYRYLKKCVEQNKEFALNMAIRPNTVTDGLKYALATGNWGKRDNTRAGVSQVLNRYTFASTLSHLRRTNTPIGRDSKAAKPRQLHNTHWGMVCPAETPEGSACGLVKNLALMSYISVGSYSAPVMEFLEEWGLEDLSEYQDAPTATKVFVNGVWMGIHRDAPTLHNNLLQMRRGGQLKYEVSIVRDIRERELRLYTDAGRVCRPLFIVDQPTQTLRLKRDHIDRIDQMADEGLLSGAWDKLLSEGIVEYVDAAEEETILIAMTPEDLVNARTAHSKQELVRDRAAHNLESFDPAARIKSTVWSQQYTHMEIHPSMILGVCASIVPFPDHNQSPRNTYQSAMGKQAMGVCLTNYQLRMDTMVNVLYYPQKPLATTRSMEYLKFSELPAGQNAIVAIMCYSGYNQEDSVIMNQSSIDRGLFRSLYFRSYTDTEKMKGMVKAETIEKPDRNETLRMKHGTSDRYAKLDVDGLVAPGTNVNGDDILIGKTAPLPEDSEELGQRTQLHTKRDISTPLKSTEQGVVDQVMLSTNGEGNMFVKIRVRSTRVPQIGDKFASRHGQKGTIGITYRQEDMPFTAEGLVPDIIINPHAIPSRMTIGHLVECLLSKVSTLTGAEGDATPFTELTVEAVSKVLRAKGYQSRGFEVLYHGHTGRKLQAQVYFGPTYYQRLKHMVDDKIHARARGPLQILTRQPVEGRSRDGGLRFGEMERDCMISHGIAGFLKERMYDSSDAFRIHVCDICGLMAVANLKKQEFYCSVCRNSTQISQVYIPYAAKLLFQELQAMNIACRMYGETD, encoded by the exons ATGGATGCAG ACGACTATCCGCTTGCATCCCAGCCCCTCGATGATGGCTTCACTTACGATCCGGATTACGATTACACTCAACAGACGGCTCCAAAgaatgacgaggatgaagagaagtaCGACGTTGACGACGATGAGCCCATTAGTCAGGAGGATTACTGGACTGTTATCAATTCGTTCTTTGAGGAAAAGGGTCTTGTTCGTCAGCAGCTCGAATCTTTCAACGAGTTCATCGAAAACACCATGCAAGAGATAGTGGATGATCATTCGAGGTTAACTTTGGACCAATTCACACAATATACCGGCGTTGCAGGTGACGAAACA AGACGATACGAAATTTCCTTTGGTCAAATCTACTTGGCTCGGGTCAATCATACGGAAATGGATGGTAGAACTAATATGCTGTTCCCGCAAGAAGCACGTCTCAGGAACTTAACTTACTCGGCGCCTCTGTATGTTGACATCAAAAAGAGGACCTTGACAGCATCCGGGGTTGATGACCCTGTGGAAGCTGATTGGCAGCCTGCCGTGGGCGACGATGGTGAGGTGGAAAgtgctgaggaagaaaagacatCAATCGGCAAAGTACCTGTCATGGTTCGCTCCAACTTCTGTCTCCTGCATGGCCTGCCTGACGACCAGTGTCATGAGATTGGAGAATGCCCTTACGACCAAGGCGGTTATTTTATTATCTCTGGTTCCGAGAAGGTCTTGATTGCTCAGGAGAGAATGGCCACAAACCATGTTTTCGTGTTCCTAAAAGCGGCTCCTGCGAGATTCACATATTTTGCGGAAATCAACTCtcagaaagaaaagggtgGGCGGGTGGCGAATCATACAGAAGTCAGAATGTACGCAAGGGCATCCGGAACAACTGGTGGCGTCATTCGCGTATCTCTTCCGTATACCAAAGTCGACATCCCCCTCGTTGTGGTCTTTCGAGCGTTGGGTATTGTGCCCGATAGAGACGTTCTCAGCCATGTCTGCTTTGGCgccgaagatgaagcgCTTCTTGAAATGCTTCAACCCAGCATTGAAGAATCTTTTGCTGTACAAGACCGTGACACTGCTCTCGACTTTATCGGTCGTCGTGGTCAACATGAAAAGGCCCCTCGAGCCCAGCGGCAGCGTGCAGCCTTTGATATCCTTCACAAAGAGTTTTTGCCGCACGTGTCTACCGCCGAAGGATTTGAGTCCAAGAAGGCGTACTTCCTGGGCTACATGGTGCATAGGCTATGTATGGCGGCACTAGGAAGAAAGGAGTTGGATGACAGAGATCATTTTGGGAATAAAAGGTTGGACCTTGCAGGGCCATTGATGGCGGAGATGTTCAATGTAGTGTTTGGGAAATTGAGAGAAGACATGTACAGATATCTGAAAAAG TGTGTCGAGCAAAATAAGGAGTTTGCCCTTAACATGGCTATTCGCCCTAACACAGTTACCGACGGTCTCAAATACGCTCTTGCTACAGGCAATTGGGGCAAGCGGGACAATACTCGAGCAGGTGTATCGCAAGTTCTCAATAGATATACTTTTGCTTCTACCCTCTCCCATTTGCGGCGTACTAACACGCCCATCGGGCGTGACTCAAAGGCCGCTAAACCACGTCAACTTCACAACACCCATTGGGGCATGGTTTGTCCTGCCGAGACGCCTGAAGGCTCCGCGTGTGGTCTTGTCAAGAATCTCGCACTCATGTCTTACATTTCAGTGGGGTCTTATTCGGCTCCAGTCATGGAAtttttggaagaatgggGTCTGGAAGATCTTTCAGAATATCAAGATGCGCCCACTGCGACGAAAGTATTTGTCAATGGTGTCTGGATGGGTATCCATCGAGACGCACCCACCTTGCACAACAACCTCTTGCAAATGCGCCGTGGTGGTCAGCTCAAATACGAAGTCAGTATCGTTCGAGATatcagagagagagagctACGCTTGTACACCGATGCGGGACGTGTCTGTAGACCGCTTTTCATTGTCGACCAGCCAACGCAGACATTGCGGCTCAAACGTGACCACATTGACAGGATTGACCAGATGGCAGACGAGGGTCTTTTGTCAGGAGCGTGGGACAAGCTATTATCCGAGGGTATTGTCGAGTATGTGGACGCagcggaggaggagacCATATTAATAGCCATGACGCCTGAAGATCTTGTGAACGCTCGCACTGCACACAGCAAGCAAGAGCTTGTAAGGGACAGGGCAGCCCACAATCTTGAATCCTTTGATCCTGCGGCTCGTATCAAGAGTACGGTGTGGAGCCAGCAGTATACCCACATGGAGATTCATCCGAGTATGATTCTTGGCGTCTGTGCTAGTATCGTTCCTTTCCCCGACCATAACCAATCTCCTCGAAATACCTATCAGTCTGCGATGGGCAAACAAGCCATGGGCGTCTGCCTCACCAATTATCAGCTTCGTATGGATACTATGGTCAATGTGCTGTACTATCCTCAAAAACCACTTGCCACTACTCGTTCAATGGAGTATCTCAAATTCTCTGAGCTTCCTGCTGGTCAAAACGCAATTGTTGCCATCATGTGTTATTCTGGTTACAATCAAGAAGATTCCGTAATTATGAACCAGTCATCAATCGACCGCGGTCTTTTCCGATCGTTGTACTTCCGTTCCTACACTGATacggagaagatgaagggtaTGGTCAAGGCAGAGACAATTGAGAAACCAGACAGGAATGAGACATTACGAATGAAGCATGGAACCAGCGATCGGTACGCTAAACTTGACGTCGATGGCCTTGTTGCTCCGGGAACAAACGTCAACGGTGATGATATTCTCATTGGCAAGACTGCACCTTTGCCTGAAGACAGCGAAGAGCTTGGTCAAAGGACTCAACTTCACACAAAGCGAGATATATCTACACCGCTGAAAAGCACCGAGCAGGGCGTTGTTGACCAGGTCATGCTGAGTACCAACGGAGAAGGTAACATGTTTGTCAAAATTCGTGTGAGATCTACAAGAGTGCCGCAAATAGGTGACAAGTTTGCTTCCCGACACGGTCAGAAAGGTACTATCGGTATCACCTATCGCCAAGAAGACATGCCGTTTACAGCGGAGGGTCTTGTTCccgatatcatcatcaatccGCATGCTATTCCTTCTCGAATGACTATTGGCCATTTGGTTGAATGTCTTTTATCAAAAGTGTCAACTTTAACTGGAGCTGAAGGAGACGCTACTCCCTTCACGGAGCTGACTGTCGAAGCTGTTTCCAAAGTTCTGCGAGCAAAAGGGTACCAGTCTCGTGGTTTTGAAGTTCTTTATCATGGTCATACGGGGAGAAAACTCCAGGCCCAGGTTTACTTTGGACCTACCTACTATCAAAGACTAAAGCATATGGTGGATGATAAGATCCACGCTCGAGCACGTGGACCCTTGCAAATTTTAACGAGACAGCCAGTAGAAGGTAGAAGTAGAGACGGTGGTCTGCGATTTGGTGAAATGGAG AGAGACTGCATGATTTCGCATGGTATCGCTGGATTtttgaaggaaaggatgtaCG ATTCTTCCGATGCGTTCAGAATACATGTGTGCGACATCTGTGGTCTCATGGCTGTTGCCAATCTCAAAAAACAAGAGTTCTACTGCTCTGTCTGCAGGAACAGTACGCAGATCTCCCAGGTGTACATCCCGTATGCTGCCAAATTGCTGTTCCAAGAG TTACAAGCCATGAACATTGCATGTCGAATGTATGGAGAGAcagattga